Proteins from a single region of Bdellovibrio bacteriovorus HD100:
- a CDS encoding 5-formyltetrahydrofolate cyclo-ligase — protein MPVSWSSKKDCRSFFKSLCAQEFAQGLVQQQQQLDAHLRDFMKSQTGVWGAYRALPEEAQVEEVFHILHLKWAFPKMREGLLEFYETRDFDLGPYGVREPKPGSFQRSLAEMSGLLVPGLVFNKNGNRLGKGKGFYDKTLKSFPGVKVGIGFDFQVTADPLPTEPHDVKMDFLITESGLVDCKKHQE, from the coding sequence ATGCCAGTTTCCTGGAGCTCTAAAAAGGACTGCCGGTCCTTCTTTAAATCTCTTTGTGCCCAAGAGTTTGCACAAGGTCTAGTTCAACAACAACAGCAGCTCGACGCCCATCTGCGTGATTTTATGAAATCACAGACGGGGGTTTGGGGAGCCTACCGGGCCTTGCCCGAAGAGGCTCAGGTCGAAGAGGTGTTTCACATCCTTCACCTGAAATGGGCCTTCCCCAAAATGCGCGAGGGTCTTTTGGAATTCTATGAGACCCGGGATTTCGATCTCGGGCCCTACGGAGTGCGGGAACCAAAACCCGGCTCTTTCCAAAGATCCCTGGCCGAAATGTCCGGTCTGCTGGTTCCCGGTTTGGTTTTTAATAAGAATGGCAATCGCCTCGGTAAAGGAAAAGGGTTTTACGATAAAACCTTGAAATCCTTCCCGGGGGTGAAAGTCGGAATAGGCTTTGATTTTCAAGTCACTGCCGATCCGCTTCCCACCGAGCCTCATGATGTGAAAATGGATTTCCTCATCACAGAATCAGGACTGGTCGATTGCAAGAAGCATCAGGAGTAA
- a CDS encoding L,D-transpeptidase family protein, translated as MSMKSLFKKTFLIGMSMMTLAPQFASAALESQLSGYLNKDLQEIPVIFVRGSNFYLHKATLISLYEKRGYSAIWVDANGKPNAMAAAVREALKYGATLNGLNPDDYWDRIVENIYTSNTDGRFGPTFELAVSEAVIRYVTHLSTGRFDPMEIDTDIKISKKKFTEYAELNQVISSVQANVSAKALVAGLDKFAPAHLRYVDLKQLLAYFRSIQTAGGWSQIKLAKKSLRQGNQDPAIPAIRGRLQSLGYAVPSTGDIYDAELKRVIEDVQGVNGMGVDGVIGNEVMTFLNTSVADRVFQLEVNMEKLRWLPKAMESRHVFVNLATTEFQFFDEGRKIMHFKTINGQSYRRTPVLRNMLSFVELNPTWTAPESIIFKDKINTLRGKDGQEYLRKHRMRLIRKSDGKEVIPSDELLQSLSRSNFPYLLRQDPWRKNALGSIKFPLPNEWSIYLHHTDNPDLFDESKRHLSSGCVRLEDPFTFAEYILRNNVAVKSTQTDDYWPKDKLESFVPPEKSEAYVDRENWEKRIHLKVPVPVYLMYLTVDRAQDGAVRFVKDVYGQDERVAKTMKAVRHGNELF; from the coding sequence ATGTCTATGAAGAGCTTGTTTAAAAAGACTTTCCTGATCGGTATGTCCATGATGACTCTGGCGCCCCAGTTTGCCTCCGCAGCACTGGAGTCGCAACTCAGTGGCTATCTGAATAAAGACCTTCAAGAAATCCCGGTTATTTTTGTCCGTGGATCCAACTTCTATCTTCATAAAGCGACGTTGATTTCTTTGTATGAAAAACGTGGCTATTCCGCCATTTGGGTTGATGCGAATGGTAAACCTAACGCAATGGCGGCGGCCGTACGTGAGGCTCTTAAGTATGGTGCGACCTTGAATGGTCTTAATCCCGATGATTATTGGGATAGAATTGTTGAAAATATCTATACTTCAAACACTGATGGCAGATTCGGACCAACATTTGAGTTGGCAGTATCTGAAGCCGTCATTCGCTATGTGACCCACCTTTCCACAGGTCGGTTTGATCCGATGGAAATTGATACTGATATTAAAATCTCCAAAAAGAAATTCACGGAATACGCAGAGTTGAACCAAGTGATCAGTTCTGTACAGGCGAATGTCAGTGCAAAGGCGTTGGTAGCGGGTTTGGATAAGTTTGCTCCGGCGCATCTTCGCTATGTGGATTTGAAACAGCTGCTGGCTTATTTCCGCAGTATTCAGACTGCGGGTGGCTGGTCTCAGATCAAACTTGCTAAAAAGAGTCTTCGCCAAGGTAACCAGGACCCGGCGATTCCGGCTATACGTGGTCGTTTGCAGAGTCTGGGGTATGCTGTGCCATCAACAGGTGATATTTATGATGCCGAGCTAAAGCGTGTGATCGAGGATGTTCAAGGCGTAAATGGTATGGGCGTCGATGGTGTTATCGGGAATGAGGTAATGACCTTCCTGAATACGTCTGTGGCGGACCGCGTATTCCAACTTGAAGTGAACATGGAAAAACTTCGTTGGTTGCCAAAGGCTATGGAATCCCGTCATGTATTCGTGAATCTGGCAACGACAGAGTTCCAGTTCTTTGATGAAGGCCGCAAGATCATGCATTTCAAAACAATCAATGGTCAAAGCTACAGACGTACTCCAGTGCTGAGAAATATGTTGAGCTTCGTAGAACTGAATCCGACGTGGACTGCTCCAGAGTCAATTATCTTTAAAGACAAGATAAATACGCTGCGAGGCAAGGATGGTCAGGAGTATTTGAGAAAGCACCGCATGCGACTCATAAGAAAATCAGATGGTAAAGAGGTAATTCCATCAGACGAACTGTTACAAAGTCTTTCTCGCAGCAATTTTCCATACCTATTGCGCCAAGATCCTTGGAGAAAGAATGCTTTGGGTTCTATCAAGTTTCCATTGCCAAATGAATGGTCCATTTATTTGCATCATACGGATAATCCAGATCTGTTTGATGAGAGCAAGAGACACTTAAGTTCAGGGTGCGTTCGCCTGGAAGATCCATTCACTTTTGCTGAGTATATCTTGCGTAACAACGTGGCGGTCAAGTCAACGCAGACAGATGACTACTGGCCCAAGGATAAACTGGAGTCCTTTGTGCCGCCGGAAAAGTCAGAAGCTTATGTCGATCGTGAAAACTGGGAAAAGCGCATTCACTTGAAGGTGCCAGTTCCAGTTTACCTGATGTATCTGACGGTGGATCGCGCCCAAGACGGTGCGGTGAGATTCGTGAAAGACGTCTATGGTCAGGACGAGCGTGTGGCAAAAACAATGAAAGCAGTGAGACATGGCAATGAACTATTCTAA
- a CDS encoding cell division protein ZapA has product MTSEKKTYNFLIAGVPYKLKTSHDDATVEELVEFVNSRMNQALGVTKNGSYQNAAVLTAMNLAEELILLKRKAHRELEKLEEKALQLSMDLENSKSNKVLNN; this is encoded by the coding sequence GTGACATCTGAGAAAAAAACCTACAATTTCCTAATTGCGGGTGTCCCTTACAAATTAAAAACCTCTCATGACGACGCGACTGTTGAAGAGCTCGTTGAATTTGTAAATTCCAGAATGAATCAAGCCCTTGGTGTCACCAAGAATGGCTCCTATCAGAATGCAGCCGTGCTGACGGCGATGAATCTTGCTGAAGAACTTATTCTATTGAAACGCAAAGCCCACCGCGAGTTGGAAAAACTTGAAGAGAAGGCCTTGCAACTTTCAATGGATCTGGAAAATTCCAAGAGCAACAAGGTTTTGAACAACTGA